The Deltaproteobacteria bacterium genome window below encodes:
- a CDS encoding DUF177 domain-containing protein yields the protein MRPQAAPSELMIDVAAMRRRHESHASVMTTLPPAFVANALSGTDATIADGVAAVLSITVQGDGSVIVTGTLQGGYTVGCARCLEPAAVDAASQVTALYVIEGTARRLPDVRADDDEDGPGDEADGDEDLWPFDGMTLDLRPMLTETLKLTYPMRALCTRGEACRGLCSHCGAALNEQPPQPLCTACGAVDPAVPLVDEIPDGSVNRGALADALRHLDPDRKPKS from the coding sequence GTGCGACCCCAGGCAGCCCCGTCCGAGCTGATGATCGACGTCGCGGCCATGCGCCGACGCCACGAGAGCCACGCGTCGGTCATGACGACGCTGCCGCCTGCGTTCGTGGCCAACGCGCTGTCGGGCACCGATGCGACCATCGCCGACGGCGTCGCGGCGGTGCTGTCGATCACGGTGCAGGGCGACGGCAGCGTGATCGTCACCGGGACGCTGCAGGGCGGCTACACCGTGGGCTGCGCACGCTGCCTCGAGCCGGCCGCGGTCGATGCCGCCAGCCAGGTCACGGCGCTGTACGTCATCGAAGGCACCGCACGGCGCCTCCCCGACGTGCGCGCGGACGACGACGAGGACGGCCCCGGCGACGAGGCCGACGGCGACGAGGACCTCTGGCCGTTCGACGGCATGACCCTCGACCTGCGTCCGATGCTGACCGAGACCCTCAAGCTCACCTATCCCATGCGGGCGCTGTGCACCCGCGGTGAGGCCTGCCGCGGGCTGTGCAGCCACTGTGGTGCCGCGCTCAACGAGCAGCCGCCGCAGCCGCTGTGCACCGCCTGCGGCGCGGTCGATCCCGCCGTGCCGCTGGTCGACGAGATTCCCGACGGCAGCGTGAACCGCGGGGCCCTCGCGGACGCGCTGCGCCACCTCGACCCCGATCGCAAGCCCAAGTCGTGA
- the rpiB gene encoding ribose 5-phosphate isomerase B, which translates to MRLHFASDHGAVALRRDLVEAARGDGHEIASELGPDDPSRSVDYPEIAQQLCERVLADAGSLGVLCCGTGQGVAMAANRIAGIRAAVLSDAFSAEMARAHNDANVLCMGGRVIGLGLGRTLLRTFLATPFEGGRHARRVALLEQLSRR; encoded by the coding sequence ATGCGCCTGCACTTCGCCAGCGATCACGGAGCGGTGGCCCTGCGGCGCGACCTCGTCGAGGCCGCCCGCGGCGACGGTCACGAGATCGCCAGCGAGCTCGGGCCCGACGATCCCAGCCGCTCGGTCGACTACCCCGAGATCGCCCAACAGCTGTGCGAGCGCGTGCTCGCCGACGCCGGCTCGCTCGGCGTGCTGTGCTGCGGCACCGGTCAAGGGGTCGCGATGGCGGCCAACCGCATCGCGGGCATCCGCGCCGCGGTGCTGAGCGATGCCTTCAGCGCCGAGATGGCACGGGCGCACAACGACGCCAACGTGCTGTGCATGGGCGGGCGCGTGATCGGGCTGGGCTTGGGGCGCACGCTGCTGCGGACCTTTCTCGCGACACCCTTCGAGGGCGGACGCCACGCCCGGCGGGTCGCACTGCTCGAACAACTCTCGCGGCGGTAG
- a CDS encoding acyl carrier protein — MSGDIEARTKEIICEQLDVKPEDVSEAKSFTEDFGADSLAIVELVLALEEQFEVKIPDDEVDKIKTVGDAIAYIKAHKGN, encoded by the coding sequence ATGAGTGGAGACATCGAAGCCCGAACCAAAGAGATCATCTGCGAGCAGCTCGACGTGAAGCCCGAGGACGTCAGTGAGGCCAAGAGCTTCACCGAGGACTTCGGCGCCGACTCGCTGGCGATCGTGGAGCTGGTGCTCGCGCTCGAGGAGCAGTTCGAGGTGAAGATCCCCGACGACGAGGTCGACAAGATCAAGACCGTCGGCGACGCGATCGCCTACATCAAGGCGCACAAGGGCAACTAG
- the fabF gene encoding beta-ketoacyl-ACP synthase II, which yields MARRRIAITGIGLVTPLGVGTDLTWRRLCAGESGIGPITRFDAREFTTTIAGEVRDFDATQWIPKRNLRQMDLFIQFALAAADMAVKQAGLDPATGGERPDPERWGCYVGAGMGGLGIIESTYKTLLEKGPRHGISPYFTPSVIINLAPGQISIAHDCRGPNMSMVSACSTAAHSIGEAARVIERGDADLMIAGGSESTVTPLGIGGFCSARALSQRNDEPTKASRPFTASRDGFVLSEGAAILVLEAYDRAAARGAPILAEVVGYAASADAHHITAPSPGGEGAARCMQLALRDAGLSPEQIGYINAHATSTAADSSETNAIRTVFGAYAHNGLAVSSTKSMHGHLLGAAGGLEAAICALALRDGILPPTINLDDPDPECDLDYVPHEARRSSVEYAMSNSFGFGGTNAALVLRRAGA from the coding sequence GTGGCACGCAGGAGAATCGCGATCACCGGCATCGGCCTCGTCACGCCGCTTGGCGTCGGCACGGACCTCACGTGGCGGCGGCTGTGCGCGGGTGAGTCCGGCATCGGTCCGATCACGCGCTTCGACGCGCGCGAGTTCACCACCACCATCGCGGGCGAGGTACGGGACTTCGACGCCACGCAGTGGATCCCCAAGCGGAACCTGCGGCAGATGGACCTGTTCATCCAGTTCGCGCTCGCGGCCGCCGACATGGCCGTCAAGCAGGCCGGCCTCGATCCCGCGACCGGTGGCGAGCGGCCCGACCCCGAGCGCTGGGGCTGCTACGTCGGCGCCGGCATGGGCGGGCTCGGCATCATCGAGTCGACCTACAAGACCCTGCTCGAGAAGGGCCCCCGCCACGGCATCAGCCCCTACTTCACGCCCTCGGTGATCATCAACCTCGCGCCGGGGCAGATCTCGATCGCCCACGACTGCCGCGGACCCAACATGAGCATGGTCTCGGCGTGCTCGACCGCGGCCCACTCGATCGGCGAGGCCGCGCGGGTCATCGAGCGCGGTGACGCCGATCTGATGATCGCCGGTGGCAGCGAGTCGACCGTCACGCCGCTGGGCATCGGTGGCTTCTGCTCGGCGCGCGCGCTCTCGCAGCGCAACGACGAGCCCACCAAGGCCTCGCGTCCGTTCACCGCCAGCCGCGACGGCTTCGTCCTCAGCGAAGGCGCGGCGATCCTCGTGCTCGAGGCCTACGACCGCGCGGCCGCCCGCGGCGCGCCGATTCTCGCGGAGGTCGTCGGCTACGCCGCCAGTGCCGACGCCCACCACATCACCGCGCCGTCGCCCGGGGGCGAGGGCGCCGCGCGCTGCATGCAGCTGGCGCTGCGCGACGCGGGGCTGTCGCCCGAGCAGATCGGCTACATCAACGCCCACGCGACCTCGACGGCCGCGGACTCGAGCGAGACCAATGCCATCCGCACGGTGTTCGGCGCCTACGCCCACAACGGCCTCGCGGTGAGCTCGACCAAGTCGATGCACGGCCACCTGCTCGGCGCCGCCGGTGGCCTCGAAGCGGCCATCTGTGCGCTGGCGCTGCGTGACGGCATCCTGCCGCCGACCATCAACCTCGACGATCCCGATCCCGAGTGCGACCTCGACTACGTGCCCCACGAGGCGCGGCGCAGCTCGGTCGAGTACGCGATGAGCAACAGCTTCGGCTTCGGTGGCACCAACGCGGCGCTGGTGCTGCGCCGCGCCGGCGCGTGA
- the rpmF gene encoding 50S ribosomal protein L32, whose protein sequence is MAVPKKRMSPRKRDQRRAQHDKVAAPNLSPCPNCEELMVSHRVCPACGQYRGRQVVEVAQE, encoded by the coding sequence ATGGCAGTCCCCAAGAAACGCATGAGCCCGCGCAAGCGCGACCAACGTCGCGCGCAGCACGACAAAGTCGCCGCGCCGAACCTGTCGCCGTGCCCGAACTGTGAGGAGCTCATGGTGAGCCATCGCGTGTGTCCGGCGTGCGGCCAGTACCGCGGCCGTCAGGTCGTCGAGGTCGCGCAAGAATAG
- the fabG gene encoding 3-oxoacyl-[acyl-carrier-protein] reductase, which translates to MSEPDAAAATGIDLHGRVALVTGASRGIGRAIAQLLARRGAAVAVNYARGEAAAREVCDAIEAAGGKALAVGFDVGDEAAVEAGVKQVVEGLGGLDILVNNAGVSIDALLMRAKADDFDALVRTNLRGALLCAKASVRHLLKAKHHGRIINLSSVVGEQGNAGQAMYAATKAGLLGMTKSLARELAGRGITVNAVAPGFIETDMTAAALQGDARKRLLDQIPLGRVGAPEEIAEAVAFLASPAAAYITGHTLRVNGGLLI; encoded by the coding sequence ATGTCGGAGCCTGACGCCGCGGCTGCCACCGGGATCGACCTGCACGGGCGCGTCGCGTTGGTGACCGGCGCGAGCCGGGGCATCGGTCGGGCGATCGCGCAACTGCTCGCGCGTCGTGGTGCCGCGGTCGCCGTCAACTATGCCCGCGGCGAGGCGGCGGCACGCGAGGTCTGTGACGCGATCGAAGCCGCCGGTGGCAAGGCGCTCGCGGTCGGCTTCGACGTCGGCGACGAGGCGGCGGTCGAGGCCGGCGTCAAGCAGGTCGTCGAGGGCTTGGGTGGCCTGGACATCCTCGTCAACAACGCCGGCGTGTCCATCGACGCGCTGCTCATGCGTGCCAAGGCCGACGACTTCGACGCGCTGGTGCGGACCAACCTGCGCGGCGCGTTGCTGTGCGCGAAGGCTTCGGTGCGCCACCTGCTGAAGGCCAAGCACCACGGTCGCATCATCAACCTCTCGAGCGTGGTCGGCGAGCAGGGCAATGCCGGGCAGGCGATGTACGCCGCGACCAAGGCCGGGCTGCTGGGCATGACCAAGTCGCTCGCGCGCGAGCTCGCCGGCCGCGGCATCACCGTGAACGCGGTCGCGCCGGGCTTCATCGAGACCGACATGACCGCCGCCGCGCTGCAGGGCGACGCTCGCAAGCGGCTGCTCGACCAGATCCCGCTCGGCCGCGTCGGTGCGCCCGAGGAGATCGCCGAGGCGGTCGCGTTCTTGGCGTCGCCGGCGGCGGCGTACATCACCGGTCACACGCTGCGGGTCAACGGAGGCCTGCTCATCTGA
- the nrdR gene encoding transcriptional repressor NrdR, producing the protein MLCPVCRNPNTKVLDSREGKDALSIRRRRQCEGCGHRFTTFERIEENLPVVLKRGGGRQPFDRNKLLGGLKLACRKRPVKPEQLEHLVQQVEQWAVTRGDREVHAAEIGERAMHYLHELDPVAYVRFVSVYRSFESVAEFERLLHEMEKAEHVDPVGQRTLFEAAAERARATKGEGT; encoded by the coding sequence TTGCTCTGCCCGGTCTGCCGCAACCCCAACACCAAGGTGCTCGACTCGCGCGAGGGCAAGGACGCGCTGTCGATCCGGCGTCGGCGGCAGTGCGAGGGCTGCGGTCATCGCTTCACCACCTTCGAGCGCATCGAAGAGAACCTGCCGGTCGTGCTCAAGCGCGGCGGCGGGCGCCAGCCCTTCGATCGCAACAAGCTGCTGGGCGGGCTCAAGCTGGCCTGCCGCAAGCGACCGGTGAAGCCCGAGCAGCTCGAGCACCTCGTGCAGCAGGTCGAGCAGTGGGCGGTGACGCGGGGCGATCGCGAGGTCCATGCGGCCGAGATCGGTGAGCGGGCCATGCACTACCTGCACGAGCTCGATCCAGTGGCGTACGTGCGCTTCGTGTCGGTCTACCGCAGCTTCGAGAGCGTCGCGGAGTTCGAGCGGCTGCTGCACGAGATGGAGAAGGCCGAGCACGTCGATCCGGTCGGACAGCGCACGCTGTTCGAGGCCGCGGCCGAGCGCGCGCGTGCGACCAAGGGCGAGGGCACGTGA
- the fabD gene encoding ACP S-malonyltransferase, translating into MASVALVFPGQGSQQVGMGRALFEASAAARAIFEAADDALGMSLSTMCFEGPEDALVQTANTQPAILTCSVAALAALRERLSITPTVVLGHSLGEFSALVAAGALSFADAVRLVRLRGQAMQEAVPQGTGAMAAIIGLPVEELDALCAEAAQGEVVSPANENGGGQIVVAGHAAAVDRLVALAKSRKARAVPLKVSAPFHCALMAPAAQRLAQALADVQVAAMGVPVIANVDAQPNADAAAVKDLLVRQVTQRVRWEASVLRACELGVDTAIEVGHGKVLTGLVKRIAPSLTMHCCGSPADIDVLNGAHVGA; encoded by the coding sequence ATGGCGAGCGTGGCGTTGGTGTTCCCAGGGCAGGGTAGTCAGCAGGTCGGCATGGGGCGCGCGCTGTTCGAGGCGAGCGCGGCCGCCCGTGCGATCTTCGAAGCGGCCGACGACGCGCTCGGCATGTCGCTGTCGACGATGTGCTTCGAGGGACCCGAAGACGCGTTGGTGCAGACCGCCAACACTCAGCCCGCGATCCTCACCTGCAGCGTCGCCGCACTCGCGGCGCTGCGCGAGCGGTTGTCGATCACGCCGACGGTCGTGCTCGGTCACAGCCTCGGCGAGTTCTCGGCGCTGGTGGCCGCCGGCGCGCTGTCCTTCGCCGACGCGGTGCGACTGGTGCGACTGCGCGGACAGGCGATGCAAGAGGCGGTGCCGCAGGGCACCGGGGCCATGGCGGCGATCATCGGCTTGCCGGTCGAGGAACTCGACGCGCTGTGTGCCGAGGCCGCGCAGGGCGAGGTGGTATCGCCGGCCAACGAGAACGGCGGCGGGCAGATCGTCGTCGCCGGTCACGCCGCAGCGGTCGATCGCTTGGTCGCGTTGGCGAAGTCACGCAAGGCGCGGGCGGTGCCGCTCAAGGTGTCGGCGCCCTTCCACTGCGCGCTGATGGCCCCCGCTGCGCAACGGCTCGCACAGGCGCTCGCCGATGTGCAAGTCGCTGCCATGGGGGTGCCCGTCATCGCCAACGTCGACGCCCAGCCCAACGCCGACGCGGCCGCCGTGAAGGACCTCTTGGTGCGGCAGGTGACCCAGCGCGTGCGCTGGGAGGCCTCGGTGCTGCGGGCCTGCGAGCTCGGTGTCGACACCGCCATCGAGGTCGGCCACGGCAAGGTGCTGACCGGGCTCGTGAAGCGCATCGCGCCGAGCCTCACGATGCACTGCTGCGGTTCCCCGGCCGATATCGATGTGCTAAACGGGGCCCATGTCGGAGCCTGA
- the plsX gene encoding phosphate acyltransferase PlsX — MASARIALDAFGGDHCPRHEVVGAVEAARAGVRVVLVGDRESLERELAAAAGGESLPISIHHAPERITMDDHPGRAVRAKPDASMPTCFELVRKHEADAVMSAGNSGAMLACGLFKFRRLKGVDRPAIVAALPNVDGFTFVLDVGANVECKPVNFVQFALMGAAYARFKAGCPRPRVAVLSNGSEDGKGTDLTRAVHELLGARSSDDFEYVGYAEGGGLFDGRCDVVVTDGFTGNVALKVAEATGRMVGGWLRKAVTADWRSKLGALVLRGAFGRLRERMNPDSYGAAPLLGVDGVAWLCHGGASARAITIALQQAARSVDQGLTAALADVLTRNAALVEAAKSRGNDGGNGAAAAAKEG, encoded by the coding sequence GTGGCCTCGGCACGGATCGCGCTCGATGCGTTCGGCGGCGATCACTGCCCGCGCCACGAGGTCGTCGGTGCCGTCGAAGCCGCCCGCGCCGGCGTGCGCGTGGTGTTGGTGGGTGATCGCGAGTCGCTCGAGCGCGAGCTCGCGGCGGCTGCCGGCGGCGAGTCGTTGCCGATCTCCATCCATCATGCGCCCGAGCGCATCACGATGGACGATCACCCCGGTCGCGCGGTGCGGGCCAAGCCCGACGCGTCGATGCCGACCTGCTTCGAGCTCGTGCGCAAGCACGAGGCCGACGCGGTCATGAGCGCCGGCAACTCCGGCGCGATGCTGGCGTGTGGGCTGTTCAAGTTCCGCCGCCTCAAGGGCGTCGATCGCCCCGCGATCGTGGCCGCGCTGCCCAACGTCGACGGCTTCACCTTCGTGCTCGACGTCGGCGCCAACGTCGAGTGCAAGCCGGTCAACTTCGTCCAGTTCGCGCTGATGGGCGCCGCCTATGCCCGCTTCAAGGCGGGATGCCCGCGCCCGCGCGTGGCGGTGCTGTCCAACGGCAGCGAGGACGGCAAGGGCACCGATCTCACCCGCGCCGTGCACGAGCTGCTCGGCGCGCGCAGCAGCGACGACTTCGAGTACGTCGGCTACGCCGAGGGCGGCGGGCTGTTCGACGGCCGCTGCGACGTGGTCGTGACCGATGGCTTCACCGGCAACGTCGCGCTCAAGGTCGCCGAGGCCACCGGTCGCATGGTTGGCGGCTGGCTGCGCAAGGCCGTGACCGCCGACTGGCGCAGCAAGCTGGGCGCACTGGTGCTGCGCGGCGCGTTCGGTCGCCTGCGCGAGCGCATGAATCCCGACAGCTACGGCGCCGCACCCTTGCTGGGTGTCGACGGCGTGGCGTGGCTGTGCCACGGCGGCGCCAGTGCGCGTGCGATCACCATCGCGCTGCAGCAGGCCGCACGCTCGGTCGATCAGGGACTCACCGCCGCGCTCGCCGATGTGCTGACGCGCAACGCGGCGCTGGTCGAGGCCGCCAAGTCCCGCGGCAACGACGGCGGCAACGGGGCGGCTGCGGCCGCGAAGGAAGGATGA